Part of the Aquamicrobium lusatiense genome is shown below.
CGACAGAAGCCCCGCCGCGATCAGCGCCAGCGCCAGCAAATGCCCCACCTTCGTGGCGATATGCGCCGGATCGAGCAGGCCGAGGCCAAGCATCGCCGCGAGACCATAGCCAAGGCCGGAAAGAGTGGTGAACAGGATGATAGACGGTGCCGGATGCAAATTTCAGATCCTGTCCAGCATCTTGTCCAGCCAACCGAAGAAGCCGGTGGCGTCGGTCGTGTCTTCCCGCAAAAGTCCGGCGCTCGCATCAAGCGGCGTACGCTTGCGCGGCGGCAGATATTTGTTCACCGGGCGCGTGCCCTGCTCCGGCATCAGGTCGATGCCGCCACGTTCGGCAACCAGCTTCGACACTTCCGAGCCGGGATCGCCAAGATCGCCGAAATGTCGCGCATTGGCCGGGCAGGTGCGCACGCAGGCAGGCGTCCTGTCCGCTTCTTCGAGCGTCTCGTTGTAGATGCGGTCGATGCAGAGCGTGCATTTCTTCATCACGCCGGCGGCAAGGTCCATTTCCCGCGCGCCGTATGGACAGGCCCATGCGCACAGGCCGCAGCCGATGCACTTGTCTTCCTCGACCAGAACGATGCCGTCATCGGCGCGCTTGTAGGAAGCGCCAGTCGGGCACACGGTCACGCAGGGTGCGGCCTCGCAATGCAGGCAGGATTTCGGGAAATGCACGATGCGCGCCTCCCCCGCCTCGCCCACGACCTCGCCTTCGGGAATAACCTCGAAGGAATGCACCCGGTTCAGCCAGGCGCCGGAAACCTCAGCACCATACGGGTCCTGATCGGAAAGCGCTGCGCCATAACCGCCGGTGTTCCACTCCTTGCAATTGACCACGCAGGCATGGCAGCCGACGCAGGTGTCGAGATCGATAACGAGACCGAGCTTTTTCGGTGTGGGCAGGCCGGGAAGCGACGTCATTGCGCCCACTCCTGCCCGTAGCGCAGTTCGGCCGGATGCGGCTCGGGTTCCGGCTGCGCCACCGGCGACCATTGCGGTTCGCTGACACCACCGGCATCAGCCTTTTCGATCCTCACACGCAGATCATACCATGCCGCCTGTCCGGTCACGGGATCGGAATTGGACAGCCGCAATCCATCCTCACGCGGCGGCAGAAGTTCCGCAATCAGGTGATTCAAAAGAAAGCCCTTTCGGGATTCCGGCGCACCCGCATCCAGCGCCCATGTGCCGGCCCGCTTGCCGATGGCGTTCCACGTCCAAAGGGTCGAGGCGTTGACCGCCTCCATGCGCGCCACCTCGACCTTGATGCGGCCGTGATGCGAGATCACCCATGCCCAGTCGCCGTCCTTCAGGCCAAGCTCGTCACAGATCGGCCCCGGCACATAGAGCGGATTGCGCGTATGGATCTGCCGCAGCCAGGCATTCATCGAGCCCCATGAATGATACATGGCGGCCGGCCGCTGGGTGACGGCGTGATAGGGATATTCGCTGCGGTCCACCAGCGCCTCGCCGAATGGCCGATACCAGTCCGGCAGCGGGTCGAACGCCTGCAATATGCGCTCCCGATGCGTTTGGGGTGCGAACGGCGCGCGCAGCCCCTCGGCCGACAGCCGGAATTTCTGCAAATTCTCCTGATAGAGTTGGAATGTCACCGGCTGCGGCGTATCGAAGAACCCCATGCGCACGGCAAAATCCTGATAGGCCTGGTTCGCGTGCTTGAAGAACTGCGCCTCCATGGAGATATGCGCCGAAAAGAACGAGCCGTTTTCGATATAGCGCCGCAATTGCTGCCGGTTGGCAGCTCCCCTGCCGGCCTTGTCGCCATGCAGCCCCCGGA
Proteins encoded:
- a CDS encoding 4Fe-4S dicluster domain-containing protein — protein: MTSLPGLPTPKKLGLVIDLDTCVGCHACVVNCKEWNTGGYGAALSDQDPYGAEVSGAWLNRVHSFEVIPEGEVVGEAGEARIVHFPKSCLHCEAAPCVTVCPTGASYKRADDGIVLVEEDKCIGCGLCAWACPYGAREMDLAAGVMKKCTLCIDRIYNETLEEADRTPACVRTCPANARHFGDLGDPGSEVSKLVAERGGIDLMPEQGTRPVNKYLPPRKRTPLDASAGLLREDTTDATGFFGWLDKMLDRI